The genomic segment ATTAAGAGCCACATGTGAGACTTGAAACATCCATGGTTTACTGTAAATTGAATTTAAGTCAGTGTTGAGAGAATAAAACCAACAAGAACATACCATGGTACCATTTGCATTGGCCTGCAGGATGCAAGGAGGATTGCGCTTCCTGTTTCAGTGAGAATTTCTGCACAAATTGTCATCCGGGTCACTTCTTGTACCGGGGAAAATGTGAAAGCAGCTGTCCAAATGGGCTGACAGCCAATGCAGCACTGCGAGAATGCACAGGTGAGATGCTGCAAAAGCACAAACTGTATGTTAGTCACAAAGGCTTGATGTAGCGTATGTGTCGCACTGACATTAACTTTTTACATTACAGTTTGTGTCCTTCTATCTCAGAGTGCTCTGTAggatgtgaagtgtgtgtgaggaggaacATGTGTGTGAGGTGTAGAGCAGATTGGTTCCTTCTCAACAGCCAGTGTCATCTCACCTGCCCTGGTGAATTTGTACCTGGTGTGCAAATTAGGCAATGCCTTCCTATAGGTGAGATGTCAGATACAACCAAAATCAATGCACCCTTTGTATTTCCacgtttttttaataattttattgcTATTGGTTGTATTTTCTCTCGGATCTCTCTCCTCATAGAGCACTGTGACATTGGAGAATGGACAGACTGGAGTCCGTGTGTTCAGAAAAGGAACAATCAGACCcacaagagaggagaggagtccCGTACTCGAAATGTTCTATGGCCCCCGAGCATCTGTGGTGACCCCAGACCACATGTGTCAGAGGTCAGGAGGTGTGGTCGCAAAAGGAGACAAAAGATTCGAAGCCGTTCGTAGTAAGTTGAAAGACTTACTTGTTATTGTGCACTCCCCATcagctggttttttttttttaaattgtaagttgtaaaaatgtcaaagtgttgatggattcatgtaaaattaaatgGATTTTTCTATGTAATCAACAGAAATCAA from the Antennarius striatus isolate MH-2024 chromosome 19, ASM4005453v1, whole genome shotgun sequence genome contains:
- the LOC137612981 gene encoding R-spondin-3-like, yielding MGIPFLIWVLLFVNLAKGLENTQILRYRRSSSASRLCPAGCATCSTMNGCLSCKPRLFFHLELDGMRQMGVCLSSCPQGHYGTRSRHISTCKRCKEDCASCFSENFCTNCHPGHFLYRGKCESSCPNGLTANAALRECTECSVGCEVCVRRNMCVRCRADWFLLNSQCHLTCPGEFVPGVQIRQCLPIEHCDIGEWTDWSPCVQKRNNQTHKRGEESRTRNVLWPPSICGDPRPHVSEVRRCGRKRRQKIRSRS